A portion of the Lolium rigidum isolate FL_2022 chromosome 1, APGP_CSIRO_Lrig_0.1, whole genome shotgun sequence genome contains these proteins:
- the LOC124648609 gene encoding probable galacturonosyltransferase 4 — protein sequence MAAARRWRRKCRTRDAVLALLLVSVLAPLALYSGAPISAFSGPALTGSAFGRDPSNLIARNEAGKRLRSLRQDELGALKDPVRTVASDASVKREGTAIAGVQGSQLGQDGGIQQVVTGSSIDISGESGGSKDSRARSIDDTKQASYDSSKRKRVDDGLSSLEEGAQYREQSGVSNVGAARDNKVRGLHNAGYRNVPSDKEITDDRPSEKITGALITTSNTSFSTTSPDNTILVMKDQLKRARRYNRFLPSRGNHGFVKDLRRRTRDIQQALSGATVDRKLPKNVHEKIRAMESILTKIKQVHDNCAAAIDKLQTDLHSTENQLEAKKQEANYVAQIAAKALPKRLHCLALRLTNEYYSSSSSVKHFPYEEKLEDPKLHHYALFSDNVLAAAVVVNSTLVHAKKPANHVFHIVTDKLNYAAMRMWFLANPPDKAAIQVQKIEEFTWLNSSYSPVLKQLESHFMISYYFNTPENKPDKNPKFRNPKYLSILNHLRFYLPEIFPRLNKVLFVDDDIVVQQDLSPLWSIDLKGKVNGAVQTCGEVFHRFDRYLNFSNPLIAKKFDRRACGWAYGMNMFDLSEWRKQNITNVYHYWQEQNEHRLLWKLGTLPAGLVTFWNHTCPLHRSWHLLGLGYKPNLNPKDIEQAAVVHYNGNLKPWLEVGLPKYRKYWSKYVNFDQAFIRECNIHP from the exons ATGGCcgcggcgcggcggtggcggcggaaaTGCAGGACGCGGGACGCGGTGCTGGCGCTGCTCCTCGTCTCGGTGCTCGCGCCCCTCGCGCTCTACAGCGGCGCGCCCATCTCCGCCTTCTCCGGCCCCGCCC TGACTGGGAGCGCCTTCGGTCGCGATCCCTCCAATTTG ATTGCCCGGAATGAGGCTGGGAAGCGTCTACGTTCTCTACGGCAG GACGAATTAGGTGCGCTGAAGGATCCTGTACGGACAGTTGCATCTGATGCAAGCGTGAAAAGGGAGGGCACGGCTATTGCGGGTGTCCAGGGCAGTCAGCTGGGACAGGATGGTGGAATTCAGCAAGTTGTCACGGGGAGTAGTATAGATATATCAGGTGAATCTGGGGGCAGTAAGGACAGCAGAGCGCGCAGCATAGATGACACGAAGCAGGCATCATATGATTCAAGTAAGAGAAAGCGCGTTGATGATGGGCTTAGTTCTTTGGAAGAAGGTGCTCAGTACAGAGAGCAGAGTGGCGTAAGCAATGTTGGTGCAGCACGAGATAACAAAGTTCGTGGACTGCACAATGCTGGATACCGTAATGTCCCATCGGATAAG GAAATTACTGATGACAGACCATCTGAGAAAATTACTGGTGCATTGATAACTACCAGTAATACTAGTTTTTCCACAACGTCTCCAGATAATACAATACTTGTTATGAAGGACCAGTTGAAAAGAGCAAGAAGATACAATCGATTTCTACCTTCTAGAGGCAATCATGGATTTGTAAAGGATCTCAGAAGAAGGACCAGGGATATCCAGCAAGCACTGAGTGGTGCAACCGTCGATAGGAAGTTACCAAAGAA TGTTCATGAAAAAATTAGAGCGATGGAATCAATATTAACCAAGATCAAACAAGTTCATGATAACTGTGCGGCTGCTATCGATAAGCTTCAAACAGACCTCCACTCGACAGAGAACCAGCTCGAGGCTAAAAAGCAAGAGGCTAACTATGTAGCACAGATAGCAGCTAAAGCTCTACCAAAAAGGCTTCATTGTCTTGCACTGCGGCTTACAAATGAGTACTATTCATCCAGTTCCAGCGTTAAGCATTTTCCATATGAAGAGAAATTGGAAGATCCAAAACtacatcactatgcattattttcaGACAATGTACTCGCAGCCGCTGTGGTTGTGAATTCAACTCTTGTACATGCTAAG AAACCAGCAAACCATGTCTTCCATATTGTGACAGATAAGCTCAATTATGCTGCAATGAGGATGTGGTTCTTGGCGAATCCCCCGGATAAAGCTGCTATTCAGGTTCAGAAAATTGAAGAGTTTACATGGCTAAATTCGAGCTACAGTCCAGTCCTGAAGCAACTGGAGTCCCATTTCATGATCAGTTACTACTTTAATACGCCGGAGAATAAACCTGATAAAAATCCCAAGTTCCGGAACCCCAAGTACCTGTCAATTCTTAATCATCTGAGGTTTTATCTTCCTGAGATCTTCCCAAGACTTAACAAGGTGTTATTTGTCGATGATGATATTGTAGTCCAGCAAGACTTGAGTCCACTTTGGTCGATAGATCTGAAAGGCAAGGTTAATGGCGCTGTCCAAACCTGTGGGGAGGTTTTCCATAGGTTTGATAGGTACCTTAACTTCTCAAATCCTCTTATAGCCAAGAAGTTTGATCGACGTGCATGTGGCTGGGCATATGGCATGAACATGTTTGATTTGTCCGAGTGGAGAAAGCAGAATATTACAAATGTGTACCACTACTGGCAAGAACAG AATGAACATAGACTGCTGTGGAAGTTAGGAACACTCCCTGCTGGTCTGGTGACATTCTGGAACCACACCTGCCCTCTCCATCGCTCATGGCATCTGCTGGGCCTAGGATACAAGCCGAACCTCAACCCAAAGGATATCGAGCAGGCAGCTGTTGTACACTACAATGGGAATCTGAAACCTTGGCTCGAGGTTGGATTGCCAAAATACCGCAAATACTGGTCCAAGTATGTCAATTTTGACCAAGCGTTCATAAGGGAGTGCAACATACATCCGTGA